tattgattgGCAGTACATCTTTGTCTTGCATTTGGTATGAGTAACAGAGGCtgcaaaaacaaaataaaacgTATAATTTTGAACACATCCTTTCAGGATATTGGTCtctttttaaaaattattagtCCGGTATATTTGAAACAACTCAAACATGGTTTGGCAAGTAATCGAACGACTTGACATGAGTTTGCTTAAACTAgataaacaacaataaaggTGTCATAAACTATACCCTGGTATTCAATTCTTTCGTTAGTGcagcaaaaaaaatcaccactcaaaaaaaaaaaatattgacaaacaaaaatatcTCCTACAATTACAACTTCTACCCAAATCATCTTTTACCAACAGTTTCACAATATGCCAAAGTATCAACCAAAAAACGGCGAGTTAAACCCATATATTCCTCGATATATATTAGAAACCCCAAGATATCAACAAGatatcatcaacaaatctCCTGAACAAGAAGATGCCCAAGaccaaacaacaacagcacATGATCCATTAGCACATCAACGGAAAACGGGAGAAATAATCGATAATAGTATAGCACAATCGGGGACAGGCattaaagatgaatttAAAGGTACAATAAGagtagaagaaaatgaaagtTATGATAGTAAACGAGATCGATGGTATGGGTATTCAACTGAAGAATGGCTAACgcatttgaaaaattggaatgACAAAAAGCAATCTCGAAAACATGCCTCAGCCcaagataatgatgattcaGATGATACTGATTATGAATtggaattaattgaattagaGTTGGATAAAAAAGatatgaagaaaaatatcaaaaaagatCCCATGGAGAAAATGCTTAGAGATAGACAAGATATACCAGcgtatatttataatatcaCTTCTAACCCtaacaataaaataagAATTGAATACGACCCTAAATCTAGATTAGCTAAAGACTCAGCAAAGGGGTTCTTAAATAAgagaaatcaatttgtgaaaaaattaaccggtgatggtgatgagTTGATGAAACTACAGAAAATGGCCCAAGAGCTTGATAATGAGCACGAAAAGGATCGGAAATTGgctaaattgaaacaagaaTTTTATGGTGAAGAAAATCCGAAAACCGTTCCACAAACTGATTTGAGTCTAAGTCTTGAAGCAAGTCCTACATTAATGATGTTGAAATCCAAACAATTGCAAAATGAAAAACTAGCAAAGTCGATACAAAGCAAACAAGAAGTTATGGAAAAATATAATGCCTCGACAGAATCGGATGAAAAAGAGCTGAAAAAAACGGGACACCTTGAagataaattgtttttaaatcacaaatatatttatggTAGTTATTATGAAAATGGTAAATGGGGATACAAATGTTGtaaacaatttgataaaaattcaCGCTGTACAGCAActgattgatttgattgaatattctctttttaaataatcCAACTCTTCCAGTTCACAAGTCGCACactatcattatttttatcattttcatcaagCAATAATTCCAAGATTGGTATTTCTTCAATGGATTCCAAAACCAAGTTTGTGTATTTCCCATTATTGGTAAGCATTCTCATTCTGTTGAAACTCAACAATTGACTTAACTGAATACTACCATCagatttattgaataaagATCTTAGATAAGTATCTTTGCAGAGATTTTCAGTTGAGAAGTAGTATTCAATCTGATGCTTAatattttcctttttaaCAGTAATTGCAGATGaaagttgttgtagttgagacgatgatgatggtggtggtgggaATATTGGTGATGAGTGTGATTGTTGAGACTGTAGCAGTGGTGAAATTGGTGAGATTGgtaaagatgaagatggaTGTCCTTCATTAAAAATTGGTATTTGGTAAACTGGGATTCCAAATTGCGGGTAAAATACCATTGGTGGGGCAGAATTGGGAAATGACAGAGCCGAGCCAATACTGGTGGTGATCGAGTCATGAGGAGACGGGATAATGTCAAATGGTTGAGCCTCGAATGGTAGAATTTCAAATGGTATAGGGTATGTGTTTATTGCGTTTGTGGTATATGCCGGTATTTCTTTGGGACTGTCACCACTGATCCTATACTTATACCATCCAGTGCCACCTTTAATCTTGGTGgattttggaaatttgggttttttgatttttgtatttttccCAACGCTAATAAGGATCTCTCTGTCGTCTTCTTCTGTCacattttcatattttcCCAGATGGGTGTATTTGTGATTATCATTAGTGTTAGCCATATTGGCGAGCTTATAGTTATAATCTGAGATTGATGTTGGGAACGGTACAGAAGTTGTACCTGTATCTCTAGTTGGTGGCAAAATGGGGGATTGAGAAAAGGAAATGAATTTCATATTGTTGGATATCATCTCGATGTCTTCAGTTAGATTTGGGGGTTTATCAGTCAAATTTgtgaattgaatatttcTATAATATGAATtgtttttccatttttgtTCCTTTGAATTTCTTGACGATAAATTGGTTCTATTATCGTTATGTTGAGTGATTGTGCTGGGATCATTAccatcaattgattgattaacTCCCCATGCATTCTTACTTGGGGGTGGAGCGGGTAATAAGCGCTTAAACGTTGACATAATTaatgtttttttgtattaGTTTTGTGTTGATGAAAAACTTCCTTTAAATTATGATAGCGTCTGAGTTTGGATTCCCAACAAACTGAATTCTTCGagttatatatattattgaaGTTGACAAAATAGAATCACCGTcaaaaaaagtataaaaaataaataatgacTTGATTGTAATTAAACAAAAGCtctaattatttttttttggttgtaaaaGTGTCtctattttgttttgaaatttatgTTTGTGGAGATTATGAGACCAGAAAATCATATACACTAAATCCTTATGTGATAGATAATTGACAACATTTAGAATtaagattttgatttggttttcATCTTGTTTTGACTATTTCATAGTTATAAAGGCTTTTATTACGGAGTTAACTAAGAGGTTAGTCCGTCATGATGGATGCTTGATAGAAAAGATCTAATGACAGTAACAGCACTACAACTGATTAGAATGAGAAACATATATTACCAATTGTCGAGGGGCAACTAAAACATTTTTAAGTACAATGATTGAAGAGAAATAATCTTGACTATCCACACGATGTCAGGCATTATTGGAATAAACTATGAATATGCACCCAAATACGcatttcatcatttttaatCCCTCCCCCACCCCCACGAGGCCCCGAAAGAAAGTAAAAGGCAAAGCATAAtcaagatgaagaaaattatacttttttagtttttatttatgcttactcaattgattatcttttttaaaaaaaagttcTTTCAAATGAAGAATCATTCATCCAAGAATCAGATTTGGTTTGAGTTTTTAATGAAGCAAATAGAAGTCTTTCTAACGCATCAATGAATGAAATACAGAAGCTAAGAACACATGGAATATCTATGTTCACCGATGGTTCATGCACGAAGGTTTCTGGTTAGATCTGAAAGTGAAGGTTTGTAATTCACTTTAATACACATATGTTTATTTATAGTATTTGGGCACGTTGACAGCCTCcttttattgatttataatcTTACAAAAGTTTATCGCAAACCACGACAACACAAAGGGAATTCTAGCCAACACACACACGAGAATCTTGACTTTTTGGCCacacgaaaaaaaaaaggttgCAAATTACTTAAATGTAAATGTGTCATCAACGAACTTAAATATGTCTGTCTAAGCACATTACACTATAAAGTAGGTAAGATATACTGGTTTATTACAGGATTCTACAAATgttaaagaaatcaaatcagaGAAAAACCACTGGGTATATGAGATAGTCACCAGTGGTTAGCATATATGGTGCATGTATTAGAGAACATAATGAAAGGAGATGAACATACTATCAATTTTTGCTTTGTTGTTAAGTCACTTCGGATTTTCTGCAAACCTGGGTTATGATAACAAGTAAAATTACAATCATAACTATTAGAATGAATGAAATGTGGACAAATGATACTGAACAAACACAAAATGTAGGTTTCTTTAAACAATTTCCAATCCAGTTTGAAATAGCTTACGCATATCCGTAGTGTCACGGGATATGAAAGTAGTTTGATCAAACAACTTAATTAGTTTCCATAAAAACTATCATCAGGCTCGTCAAAAGAGAAATAAATCTAAAAGCTAAGTTGGAACATTTTATTATACCAAATGttgaataaatcaacaGATCAAATACAACAATAAGGATACTTACAATGCTTATCTCGATTGAGCCGGCTTTTCCTGTTAAATGAATGTCCTTCTTTAATCCCGCCACTTTCATTCGGCTTAAAAGAGTAGTGTGCCTAAGACAATAATGGCATTTTGTGTCACATTGGTAACTTTGTGTCATATAGAAAACGTGGGCCccttctcttttttttttgttgtcttCATCAAGCAAACgcctttttttattattttcagaAGTGATATCGGATTTTCTTTTAGGGGGTTAATATTTGATACTAGCGGATACTAGAAACGTGTCTTAAGTTTGTACTGATTAGGAAAAAGGGTACACATATTAAGAGGAACAGTTCCAAAAGAAGGAGGGTGTGGAATTGTTAAAACTGATGGTAATTTGTAAATctcacaaaaaaaagtggcGGAGGAGGGAACAAATGTAGCtagttattattatagttTATgataattaattgaaaaaaagaaaactaaaCTAAAATGGAAATCTTCCACTAGTCAAGAAATTTCTTATTGTCGTGTGCTGAAATTTTGgcaaacaagaaaaaggaagaaaaggaaaaatattaaaaaaaagaacctAAACGTTGATCaagaattgtttaattaattttgtcCCATTTCGGGAAACTTCACTCACTTCTCTTCAGTAATACTGTCGTCTGATATTCTGATGATTCCGTTTCTCTGAAATCAAgaactactactattgaTACTTCAAAGCTTCTCGAGTAATACCCTTAATGTGGTATAAAATCTATAATGAAAGTGTAGGAACCTAAATTGAACTGTGTCAAAAGTATCTGGGCAACTTTCATTAATGATAAGAAGATAATGCAACAAGTATAGTTAGTTTGTGTAATTTATCTTGAGAAATTaggttgaaaaatattgtcAGAAGACAAGATGCGTTGGTTGTtatagttgttgtttttgttaatGTGCGTGTgcgtgtgtgtgtgtgtgtgcgTGCGTGGGTTAGTTAGTacgagaaaaaaaaaaaagaaagaaaaagtacGATCCCCACGTTGCTTCTATTTCTATATCTTTCTATCGTTCATTATTTCGTTTCATTCTATACTTATCACGCACgttaaatataatatattctcatgtatatatatatagcTTAACCGATTTGTAAAATTGTAAAATTGTAAAGTTGtttgaaacaataaattatatatttattgaatcttATTATTTTCTCAGGTAAACCATCTTTGTATTTGCCCATACCCATATATCTATAGACagtattgttgttcttgCCACATATTAATTATGAGTTTACCTTCACCACCAGTTTTGAAAACTACTATTATACAACTAAACAAAGAGTTGGATCCCGAAGAtgataacaacaactacgAAATATTAACCAatgattataataattatgGCAGCTCGAACACATCGGATGCCGGATCAATTCCTACGTCCCCCATAATAGAGGTTTCCGGCACCACCAAAAGCGGATCAGGTCTAccaaataagaaaaaaagacgAAGATCAACTGCAAATATCGATTCTGAAGAATTAGCAAAACgtaaaaatgaaactaaACAATTACATTCAATTATTGAGAAAAGACgaagaataaaaatcaatcgTGAATTTGAAGctttaaaatatttgatcCCGGCCTGTCGAAACTGTAATACTGGTTCCAGTGGTGGTTCTGCCACACCAACTTCGTCAACTAAAAAGGCTTCAACAAACAGTAATAACAATGGCAATAAGATTGATGGAATGTATAAACTCACAATTCTCAAATCTTCCgttgaatatattttatatttgcACCACATTATACAAAAGCAACACCAATTATTGTCACTGATTAGTGCAAAAGACACTAATGGAGGAATACTTgctgaaaaattgaaggCATTCGAggattttgatattgactTTGCAAAAGTTCCATTGAACGTTAACCAGTATcgaaatattgataaagattttaatttcaaagatTTAATGCAAGACCTAGATGGTAGATCAGTGAATACAGAATCACCAGAAACAATAATAGAAGAGAATGAACCTGTTTCTGAGACCAGTTCTACTAACAATACTACCACGTTGCATTATTCTAATTCTTCTGTATTACCTTCCAGAACATCAAGTATTGTTTCTAGTCGTCAATCACTGCTGTTACCAACACCTGAGTTGACTCCAATACTATCAATATTGAACAAGTATTCCACCAgcaataatcaattaaataatagaaaaaatTCCAATCCAATCTCACCACAAACTGTTTGTATCAAATCTCAAAACCCATCACCATTTACCATGCCAATGaaatcttcattatcaaccAGTATCGTTAATTCACCTTCATCGTCTTCCTCCTTAAGTGGTAGCAAAAGTTATATGGCTGGCAATAATGCGGTAAATACAGTAAAGTTTTCATTACCAGATCCTGTAGTCAATCCAAACTCAACTTTAAATGATAACATACCTAGAAAGGGACTCATAAGTGGAATAccagaagaagaggaagaggaaAAGATAAATAAAGGTCTGGCAAACACAGAAACTGTGAATTCAGGTAGTGCAAGCAGCGACGAAaacaatgataatgatagaGGAGTATTGCTCAAATTAACTGATCAAGACGTTTCCAAAACTTTACTTGCTTTGAGGAAATCAAGTATAGATAGCCTTTTGAATTAAGGATTTCTTGTTTTACCCCCTGGGGAATTCACATTTAATGACAACTTCATTTCGATTTTTAGATTTTACTATTtccttttttgttttagttAGGGGGTGAAGACACCCTTTAGATagatttttatttctttgtgttgtttgttttatttatttatttatttatttatttattttaatttattgacaatttgaaatatatgttcattgtttttattCTATTAAATTCCATTTATATGAATGTATGTACATGTTTGACAGGAAAGAAATAGAATTCCAGTAATGACAATacaaatataaacaaattcataacaattcaaaatcatgTAGATATTCAAGAAACTCATCAACTACACTTGGCCATGCCGCCATTTCGTCATAatctttgaattttataggatcaattaaaacaatttccttgaaaaacaaataaaacatTGACCAACTGTCATAGCTAATAGATTTCTTGGTCATATATTCAGTATCTGTCAAAAACTTAAACCATTGTTCAACTCTTTCATTCACGTgatttttaaattcttcatcaagTTTATTGTCCTTACTATAAGTCTCGGTGATTATTGGCAATAATAACTTCCAATATTCAATAGCTGTATCTAAATCCAAAAATTTCTGACTCTCTGTCTCCAATGAAAACTTGAATGTAAAATTGTACaaatcttgaaattttaaaGGAACCAGTTTGTTCTCATCATCAGATACAGTAGAGATATCTTTGAATCCACCAATATTATTCACCAAATCCTTATTGAATCGGGTTATAAATTCACTCATTGCTCCTATATCAAAACATTGGTAATATTGCCAAATATGTAAAAAATTCTCTCGAGTGAAAACTCCTGTCTTTGgtgattttaataataatgctAATGATAAGGATTCAATTTGGTCAGGTGAAATACCCAAATCTCCCAAATACGTTAATGTCCCTTCAATATCTATTTTATTTGGATCTTCACTGTCTTTGTATTTgtcaaaaatttgaattaaacGATCATCTATTTTAACTTTGACCGGTTTTTTCGTTACTTGGGCTTTGTTAGGATGCTTGTTATAATAGTTGTCTATAGCTCTTGCTAAATCATATCTGACACTCTCTAGATATTTTGTGGCAGTGGTATTAGAAGTACCAGTTAATTCACAAAACTGTTGTCTTAATTGAGTTTTACTTGACTTGAATGATGTTAGTAATTTACTCATTTGACACGTCGTTTGTTATAAATATTAACTTCTAGTTAGTTCTACCTAATGGGATGTATCTAATAAGATAGTAAAAATGGAGTGAACtactaaaaataaaagataaCTTTCTTtatgaaaagaaagaaaatacaaattaaaattgaaacaggAACATACCATTGGAATTTTGAATATACAATTGTCTATATATAAGTttgtatgtgtgtgtgtctGTCTGTCTGTGTGTATCAGTTTGTTTTGGGAATGTAGAATTTTATTTCTCAAACAAATTTTGGCAGTAAGGCaatcttcaattttgatGTATATTCGAAAAggttaaaatttttttagtcGTGggaaaaaggaaaaattaAGTGTGTGTTGTGTGGGTGGGTTCCAGCACTAGATTTTTTTGGGTACGTCGGGCGACCACAATTTGTCGCAAACAAAATCTAGGCCCATTTTTTTGGCCACAAGATGAGGGGGGGGACGTGCATCTCGAACTAAATTCTGTTGtggtttatattttatcaCATACAATCTCAAGCgtgttgttttgatttcGAGCTCACCTCTCTTTCCTATTTCCACTCATACTCCAATTTAATGCACAAATGGATACACAGGCAGAAATCAATGCTGAtttaatatcatcaattatacCGTTCCCCAACTTGACTGATCTATCCAACACCACATCTGATTTCGACAATGATATACAGATTTTATTAGATTGGTTGTCTCCTTATATACCAGCAACTTCTTTAACCAAGTATCAGGATTGTGGTTCCCCCTTGTTATTGCTAAGAGTTCAGGAACCGTCACAAAGAGTGAAATCAGCTATTCGTGGGTGTTTGAAGGATGAAATCAATCAGATCCAATTCATTGAATTATACATTAACacaatcaatgaaaaagtctcacaattttttgaatcgATCGTCACAAAGaacttgaaatttattgaatacGTTAATATAATTAAGATTTTGCTACATTATTACAATTCtcaatttgaatatctCAATTTATCTGATAAtgtttataaaaaatttcaagCAAAACTCAGTTTTATAATCACGTGTAATTTGCTTAATGAACAATCGTCATTCAGGGCCAAGATgaaccaattttttgaagaatCATTATATGTTAGAGCAACTTTGAGTAACCCACTGTCATCGATCACATTGAACTTGATTGATATAATTTCCACTCTAGCATCAATTGGCATGTCTGATTTGTTGAATGAAATTGTCATCAAATTATCCattgataaaatcaaacattTTACAAATACATATAGTAGAAATGTATGGAATAAACCTTTACTATCAaccatcaacaatttcattcaaaatgaaatttatccaaatttttatattgtGATTAGCTATACCACATCGTCCAATTTGACAGATTCAATGAATAATGTTTATCTTTATGAATTGGTGAGAATTGCACATGATGaactaataaatttaaGAATCCAAGAAATATATTCTATGGTTTTGCAATATCCTGAATCTCAAGTTGGGCTAAACGAATTACATCACTGTTTACTGAAAGTTAAATTTAATCTGAAACAATATGAATTAACGTTGCTTTCGTGTGCTATTGATCATTCAGTTAATATTCAAGCAGCACAGAGAACTGAATTGGTAAATAGTTTTATCGATTACTGTCATAAGAATATTTTGCATGCCGGCGCCAATACCATTGACGTCATAACCACCTATATCAAGACtataaaatcatttttaattgttgatcCAAAAGGTGTATTGCTCGATAAGGTCGTGAGGCCCATACgacaatatttgaaaacgAGAGAggatattattataaaattaGTGCATGGATTACTTGATATTTCTCctaataatgaattgattgaattggCTCGCGAATTACGTCATCCAAGTAACAAGTACCGTTCAAAACATGATCATTCAAAAGATGTGTTGGAAGATTTGc
The sequence above is a segment of the Candida albicans SC5314 chromosome 3, complete sequence genome. Coding sequences within it:
- a CDS encoding anaphase promoting complex subunit 2 (Ortholog(s) have ubiquitin-protein transferase activity) — translated: MDTQAEINADLISSIIPFPNLTDLSNTTSDFDNDIQILLDWLSPYIPATSLTKYQDCGSPLLLLRVQEPSQRVKSAIRGCLKDEINQIQFIELYINTINEKVSQFFESIVTKNLKFIEYVNIIKILLHYYNSQFEYLNLSDNVYKKFQAKLSFIITCNLLNEQSSFRAKMNQFFEESLYVRATLSNPSSSITLNLIDIISTLASIGMSDLLNEIVIKLSIDKIKHFTNTYSRNVWNKPLLSTINNFIQNEIYPNFYIVISYTTSSNLTDSMNNVYLYELVRIAHDELINLRIQEIYSMVLQYPESQVGLNELHHCLSKVKFNSKQYELTLLSCAIDHSVNIQAAQRTELVNSFIDYCHKNILHAGANTIDVITTYIKTIKSFLIVDPKGVLLDKVVRPIRQYLKTREDIIIKLVHGLLDISPNNELIELARELRHPSNKYRSKHDHSKDVLEDLLDLNWQPDPIDALPDFKKGKVSDIIESLISIFDSKDIFIDEFTRLFGDSLIKLKDYNVEEIESNLNLLKSRFGKQNFATLDVMIRDIKESEYLNDLFVRNTRNTNFNTSVLSHLYWSSILENINTDANNFKVPKEIEDKFQSFKDKFAQEKYGRTLELLPSLGLVTLQLEFKKSGPRVFKVTPDKASIISLFNEKEDELSVSYIAQTLNMSEYMVSNGLAYWVKEGVLTELTKTLYIVNDDDDEEEEEGNVFPEKAESSKHGIDSATSNLTSVKSGMEDKFSEIAIIESYIVTILQNITSINFERMKTLLNLMVPKDKLDFANVSESLLEEYLDSLVENSKIAFQNGNYSLPK
- the SLF1 gene encoding Slf1p (Putative polysome-associated RNA binding protein; macrophage-induced gene), whose translation is MSTFKRLLPAPPPSKNAWGVNQSIDGNDPSTITQHNDNRTNLSSRNSKEQKWKNNSYYRNIQFTNLTDKPPNLTEDIEMISNNMKFISFSQSPILPPTRDTGTTSVPFPTSISDYNYKLANMANTNDNHKYTHSGKYENVTEEDDREILISVGKNTKIKKPKFPKSTKIKGGTGWYKYRISGDSPKEIPAYTTNAINTYPIPFEILPFEAQPFDIIPSPHDSITTSIGSASSFPNSAPPMVFYPQFGIPVYQIPIFNEGHPSSSLPISPISPSLQSQQSHSSPIFPPPPSSSSQLQQLSSAITVKKENIKHQIEYYFSTENLCKDTYLRSLFNKSDGSIQLSQLLSFNRMRMLTNNGKYTNLVLESIEEIPILELLLDENDKNNDSVRLVNWKSWII
- the TRY6 gene encoding Try6p (Helix-loop-helix transcription factor; regulator of yeast form adherence; required for yeast cell adherence to silicone substrate; Spider and F-12/CO2 biofilm induced; repressed by alpha pheromone in SpiderM medium), producing the protein MSLPSPPVLKTTIIQLNKELDPEDDNNNYEILTNDYNNYGSSNTSDAGSIPTSPIIEVSGTTKSGSGLPNKKKRRRSTANIDSEELAKRKNETKQLHSIIEKRRRIKINREFEALKYLIPACRNCNTGSSGGSATPTSSTKKASTNSNNNGNKIDGMYKLTILKSSVEYILYLHHIIQKQHQLLSSISAKDTNGGILAEKLKAFEDFDIDFAKVPLNVNQYRNIDKDFNFKDLMQDLDGRSVNTESPETIIEENEPVSETSSTNNTTTLHYSNSSVLPSRTSSIVSSRQSSSLPTPELTPILSILNKYSTSNNQLNNRKNSNPISPQTVCIKSQNPSPFTMPMKSSLSTSIVNSPSSSSSLSGSKSYMAGNNAVNTVKFSLPDPVVNPNSTLNDNIPRKGLISGIPEEEEEEKINKGSANTETVNSGSASSDENNDNDRGVLLKLTDQDVSKTLLALRKSSIDSLLN
- the SLU7 gene encoding mRNA splicing protein (Protein similar to S. cerevisiae RNA splicing factor, Slu7; induced by alpha pheromone in SpiderM medium) is translated as MPKYQPKNGELNPYIPRYILETPRYQQDIINKSPEQEDAQDQTTTAHDPLAHQRKTGEIIDNSIAQSGTGIKDEFKGTIRVEENESYDSKRDRWYGYSTEEWLTHLKNWNDKKQSRKHASAQDNDDSDDTDYELELIELELDKKDMKKNIKKDPMEKMLRDRQDIPAYIYNITSNPNNKIRIEYDPKSRLAKDSAKGFLNKRNQFVKKLTGDGDELMKLQKMAQELDNEHEKDRKLAKLKQEFYGEENPKTVPQTDLSLSLEASPTLMMLKSKQLQNEKLAKSIQSKQEVMEKYNASTESDEKESKKTGHLEDKLFLNHKYIYGSYYENGKWGYKCCKQFDKNSRCTATD
- a CDS encoding NEDD8 ligase (Ortholog(s) have NEDD8 transferase activity, cullin family protein binding, protein binding, bridging, ubiquitin binding, ubiquitin conjugating enzyme binding activity); translation: MSSKTQLRQQFCELTGTSNTTATKYLESVRYDLARAIDNYYNKHPNKAQVTKKPVKVKIDDRLIQIFDKYKDSEDPNKIDIEGTLTYLGDLGISPDQIESLSLALLLKSPKTGVFTRENFLHIWQYYQCFDIGAMSEFITRFNKDLVNNIGGFKDISTVSDDENKSVPLKFQDLYNFTFKFSLETESQKFLDLDTAIEYWKLLLPIITETYSKDNKLDEEFKNHVNERVEQWFKFLTDTEYMTKKSISYDSWSMFYLFFKEIVLIDPIKFKDYDEMAAWPSVVDEFLEYLHDFELL